From Sediminibacterium sp. TEGAF015, a single genomic window includes:
- a CDS encoding TonB-dependent receptor codes for MRIFKRISLIMVAVLATLITTAQVTTSSITGVVKTADGQPVEGASLVAVHTPSGTQYSTLAKKGGVFTLAGLRTGGPYTLKISFTGLKVETVNDIYLLLGEPFVINPTLLDESKVLSEVVVNALKKKSSGDKSGGASTVINQRMLGSMPTISRSITDFTRVTPQANGTSFAGRDGRFNNTQVDGANLNNNFGLSSDPLPGGGASPISIDAIEEVSVNIAPFDVRQSGFTGAGINAVTKSGTNTLKGSVYGLYRNQDYNGLNVGNVKLPAQVKSSNKIFGATLGGAIIKNKLFFFASYEEEERSQPGIAFSPRGGSGNGNVSNTSVDSLTKFANFLRTTYGYDPGAFDNFPNFATKNTKMLAKIDWNINNNHKLTLKYSDLVNNNDQQLNGSSIPNNPTFVPAGGSSISRLPNNRFSLNSMSFENSNYKFKDIVRTGSIELNSNFNGKFSNQFIATFSKIQATRAVAGGIFPTIDIFNNNGQNYMSAGSDPFTRNNDVKNDVFNVTNNFTYYAGKHTFTAGATYEYQRVGNMFMPGSASYYAYNSLADFMANRAPAAFSYTFSLDPNKPAVYAADLKIGQLGVYFQDEYNVNENFKLTYGLRVDKVLFPEAPLENPNVSALRFPDRNGVSTTFKTSEWPKQNTLYFSPRVGFRYKIDDENIVVRGGSGLFTGRIPFVYLTNMPGNSQMYQASQAVTNPALLGNFLFNPNPDAYRGSFSPVPGVLANNANIVLMDQSFRFPQVWRNNIAIDKKLGNGWALTVEALITKDINAVIMRNANQKAPTAQLNGGGDMRPRYAATADRRLYSNIGSAIVLENANKGNSGSLTFMVTKTSTKGFSGMLAYTMSYANELTSNPGSQATSTWQSNPTTGTQNDLQLFNSAYVTPHRIITNMSYKFNTGKHLATTVGLFGEIARGNNFSYTYNGDLNNDGNSSDLMYITAAPIFVAQTASGGNPARTAQEQANAWVQFVQNSPYLRKNIGQYAGRNEVYLPWVARFDLRVVQDIMANIGARKHTLQLTADIFNVGNLLFKSSGVRQIATTTQPLIFRGLDTEGRPTFNLQQQGGQLVTKPWQDNLSLASTWSMQLGVRYIF; via the coding sequence ATGAGAATTTTTAAAAGAATTTCATTGATTATGGTTGCCGTTTTAGCAACTTTAATTACGACCGCTCAGGTTACTACAAGTAGTATCACAGGGGTTGTAAAAACTGCTGATGGGCAACCCGTTGAGGGCGCAAGCCTTGTGGCTGTTCATACGCCATCTGGTACACAGTATTCTACTTTAGCCAAAAAAGGCGGTGTATTTACCTTAGCTGGTTTAAGAACCGGAGGTCCTTACACACTTAAAATCAGCTTCACAGGTTTAAAAGTAGAGACAGTAAATGATATCTATCTTTTATTGGGTGAACCATTCGTTATTAACCCTACACTTTTAGACGAATCTAAAGTGTTGAGTGAAGTAGTGGTTAATGCCCTGAAGAAAAAGTCCAGCGGAGACAAATCCGGAGGTGCTTCAACAGTAATCAACCAACGTATGTTGGGATCCATGCCTACTATCAGCCGTAGCATCACCGATTTTACCCGTGTTACTCCACAGGCAAACGGTACCAGCTTCGCAGGTAGAGACGGACGTTTCAATAACACTCAAGTGGATGGTGCTAACTTAAACAACAACTTTGGTTTAAGTTCTGATCCGCTTCCTGGTGGTGGTGCAAGCCCAATTTCAATTGATGCGATTGAAGAAGTTTCTGTAAATATTGCTCCATTTGATGTAAGACAATCCGGTTTTACAGGTGCAGGTATCAACGCAGTTACCAAGAGTGGTACCAACACTTTAAAAGGTTCTGTGTATGGTCTATACAGAAACCAAGATTATAACGGTTTAAATGTAGGAAATGTAAAGCTTCCTGCTCAAGTTAAATCTAGCAACAAAATCTTTGGTGCTACTTTAGGTGGTGCTATCATCAAGAATAAATTATTCTTCTTTGCTTCTTATGAAGAAGAAGAAAGAAGCCAACCTGGTATCGCATTCAGCCCTAGAGGTGGTTCTGGAAATGGTAACGTAAGTAACACAAGTGTAGACTCACTTACTAAGTTTGCCAACTTCCTAAGAACAACTTACGGATACGATCCAGGTGCGTTTGACAACTTCCCCAACTTTGCTACTAAGAACACTAAAATGTTGGCAAAGATTGACTGGAACATCAACAACAACCACAAGTTAACTTTAAAGTATTCTGACCTTGTTAACAACAACGACCAGCAATTGAATGGTTCTAGTATTCCTAACAACCCAACATTTGTTCCTGCTGGTGGTAGTTCAATCAGCCGTTTGCCTAACAACCGTTTTAGCTTAAACTCTATGTCTTTTGAAAATTCAAACTACAAGTTTAAGGATATTGTTAGAACAGGTTCTATTGAATTAAACTCTAACTTTAATGGCAAGTTCTCTAACCAGTTCATTGCTACTTTCTCCAAGATTCAGGCTACAAGAGCGGTTGCAGGTGGTATCTTCCCAACCATTGATATTTTCAACAACAATGGTCAGAACTATATGTCTGCGGGATCTGATCCATTTACTAGAAACAACGACGTTAAGAACGACGTATTCAACGTAACCAACAACTTTACTTATTATGCAGGTAAACATACTTTCACCGCAGGTGCTACTTATGAGTATCAGCGTGTAGGTAATATGTTTATGCCTGGTTCTGCAAGCTATTATGCTTATAATTCTTTGGCAGACTTCATGGCTAACAGAGCTCCTGCTGCATTCTCTTACACTTTCTCTTTAGATCCAAACAAGCCTGCAGTATATGCTGCTGACCTGAAAATTGGACAACTAGGTGTTTATTTCCAAGATGAATACAACGTTAACGAAAACTTCAAGTTAACTTATGGTTTACGTGTAGACAAAGTGTTATTCCCTGAAGCTCCATTAGAGAATCCTAATGTAAGTGCATTACGTTTCCCTGATAGAAATGGTGTTTCTACTACATTTAAAACAAGTGAGTGGCCTAAACAAAACACGCTTTACTTCTCTCCAAGAGTTGGATTCCGTTACAAAATCGATGATGAAAACATCGTAGTTCGTGGTGGATCTGGTTTATTTACAGGTAGAATTCCTTTTGTATACTTAACCAATATGCCAGGTAATAGCCAGATGTATCAAGCTAGCCAGGCGGTAACCAACCCGGCATTATTAGGTAACTTCTTATTCAATCCTAATCCAGATGCTTACAGAGGAAGCTTTAGCCCAGTACCTGGTGTTTTAGCTAACAATGCGAACATTGTATTGATGGATCAATCTTTCCGTTTCCCTCAGGTTTGGAGAAACAATATTGCTATCGACAAGAAATTGGGTAATGGTTGGGCATTAACTGTTGAAGCCTTAATTACTAAGGATATCAACGCTGTTATCATGAGAAATGCTAACCAAAAAGCACCAACTGCCCAGTTAAACGGCGGTGGCGATATGAGACCAAGATACGCTGCTACTGCCGACAGAAGATTGTACAGCAATATCGGATCTGCAATTGTTCTTGAAAATGCCAACAAAGGAAACAGTGGTTCATTAACTTTTATGGTTACGAAAACTTCTACCAAAGGATTCTCTGGTATGTTGGCTTACACCATGAGCTATGCAAATGAATTAACTTCTAACCCAGGTAGCCAGGCAACTTCAACATGGCAGAGCAATCCTACAACAGGAACTCAGAACGATTTACAATTGTTCAACTCTGCTTATGTAACACCACATAGAATTATCACCAATATGTCTTACAAGTTTAATACTGGTAAGCACTTAGCAACAACAGTTGGTTTGTTTGGTGAAATCGCTAGAGGTAACAACTTCAGCTATACTTACAATGGAGACCTCAACAACGACGGTAATAGCTCTGACCTAATGTACATTACAGCTGCGCCAATTTTCGTTGCACAAACTGCAAGTGGTGGTAACCCTGCTAGAACTGCACAAGAGCAAGCAAATGCTTGGGTACAATTCGTTCAGAATTCTCCTTACTTAAGAAAGAACATTGGTCAATATGCTGGCCGTAACGAAGTTTACCTTCCATGGGTTGCACGTTTCGACTTAAGAGTAGTTCAGGATATCATGGCAAATATTGGTGCACGCAAGCACACTTTACAGCTAACTGCTGATATCTTCAACGTAGGTAACTTGTTGTTCAAATCTTCAGGTGTAAGACAGATCGCTACAACAACTCAGCCTTTAATCTTTAGAGGCTTAGATACAGAAGGTCGTCCTACATTCAACTTGCAGCAGCAAGGTGGCCAGTTGGTTACCAAGCCATGGCAAGACAACCTAAGCTTAGCCAGCACATGGTCTATGCAGTTAGGTGTTCGTTATATCTTCTAA
- a CDS encoding alpha/beta hydrolase, which yields MHAHPSAKAASIQLETCQVHSEYLEREVTIDIYLPSPMSDFDQTSLLLFNDGQDLVKMEFQEILSGLIDTDKIEPLCCIGIHCGPDRKMEYGTAYSADFKGRGASAGLYTKFIFEELLPFIRKKFNAPSFRDKSFAGFSLGALSAMDIAWNHASEFRKVGMFSPSLWWRRKGYDDGYDDEQDRLMHLQVRKGKFYPWLQFFIECGTLDETADRNNNGVIDSIDDALDLIVALKAKGFTDEHIAYLELEDGKHDVETWEKAMPDFLKWGWGR from the coding sequence ATGCATGCACATCCTTCTGCTAAAGCAGCATCTATACAGTTGGAAACCTGTCAGGTTCATTCTGAATACCTGGAAAGAGAAGTTACCATTGACATTTACCTGCCTTCTCCAATGAGTGATTTTGATCAGACTTCCTTATTGCTTTTTAATGATGGGCAGGATCTGGTAAAGATGGAATTTCAGGAAATACTATCTGGATTAATTGACACAGATAAGATTGAACCCCTTTGTTGTATTGGTATACATTGTGGCCCGGACAGAAAAATGGAATATGGAACAGCTTATTCAGCAGACTTTAAAGGGAGAGGAGCTTCTGCTGGCCTTTACACGAAATTTATTTTTGAAGAGCTGCTCCCTTTTATTCGTAAAAAATTTAATGCGCCATCTTTCAGAGATAAGTCATTCGCAGGTTTTTCACTGGGGGCTTTAAGTGCTATGGATATTGCCTGGAATCATGCTAGTGAATTCAGGAAAGTAGGCATGTTTAGCCCTTCTTTATGGTGGAGAAGAAAAGGGTATGATGATGGATACGATGATGAGCAAGATCGTCTGATGCACTTACAGGTCAGGAAAGGGAAATTCTATCCATGGCTTCAGTTTTTTATTGAATGCGGAACATTGGATGAAACCGCTGACAGAAACAATAATGGGGTGATTGATTCTATTGACGATGCGCTGGATTTGATTGTTGCACTAAAAGCCAAGGGATTTACGGATGAACATATTGCCTATCTAGAGTTAGAAGATGGTAAACATGATGTGGAGACCTGGGAAAAAGCCATGCCTGATTTTCTGAAATGGGGCTGGGGACGATAA
- a CDS encoding ATP-grasp domain-containing protein — protein MKKIGILFGQERSFPQAFIERINSKQVKGIMAEPVKIDKVIQGEDSGYAVIIDRISQDVPFYRAYLKNAALCGTAVINNPFWWSADEKFFNNCLSTKIEVPVPKTVILPSRDLPTDTAELSFSNLSYPLDWEGIFNYVGFPAYMKPFAGGGWKNVYKLNDQQDFFEKHSETGQLVMLLQEEIIFEEYYRCYCIGGKYVRIMSYEPRNPHHLRYAADFKPSAEKLKMMTDIVLKINQYLGYDFNTVELALRDGVPYAIDFCNPAPDADIKSVGQENFDWVVETAATFAIEKAQAYQPGKDNLTWGEYIKRSANGKPLY, from the coding sequence ATGAAAAAAATCGGGATTCTGTTTGGGCAGGAAAGAAGCTTTCCGCAGGCATTTATCGAAAGAATTAACAGTAAGCAGGTAAAAGGCATCATGGCTGAACCCGTAAAAATTGACAAGGTAATTCAAGGAGAAGATAGTGGCTATGCAGTGATAATTGACCGTATCAGTCAGGACGTTCCGTTTTACAGGGCCTATTTAAAAAATGCAGCTCTATGCGGTACAGCAGTTATCAACAACCCATTTTGGTGGAGTGCAGATGAAAAGTTTTTCAACAATTGCCTGTCAACCAAAATAGAGGTTCCTGTACCCAAAACAGTAATTCTCCCATCCAGAGATTTGCCAACAGATACTGCAGAATTATCGTTCAGCAATCTTTCCTATCCATTAGACTGGGAAGGCATTTTCAACTATGTAGGATTTCCTGCATACATGAAACCCTTTGCCGGCGGAGGTTGGAAGAATGTATACAAGCTGAATGATCAGCAAGACTTTTTTGAAAAGCATTCAGAAACAGGACAGCTGGTTATGTTGTTACAGGAAGAAATCATTTTTGAGGAATACTATCGTTGTTATTGCATTGGTGGCAAGTATGTAAGAATCATGTCTTACGAACCACGCAATCCGCATCATTTACGATATGCAGCCGACTTTAAGCCATCTGCAGAAAAGCTGAAAATGATGACAGATATAGTTTTAAAAATCAATCAGTACCTGGGCTATGATTTTAATACGGTTGAACTGGCCTTAAGAGACGGAGTGCCTTATGCTATTGATTTCTGCAATCCTGCACCGGATGCTGACATTAAAAGTGTTGGTCAGGAAAACTTTGATTGGGTGGTAGAAACAGCAGCCACATTTGCTATAGAAAAAGCGCAAGCATATCAACCTGGAAAAGACAATTTAACCTGGGGCGAATACATCAAAAGAAGTGCAAACGGTAAGCCATTATATTAA
- a CDS encoding carboxylate-amine ligase → MSRINYKHFTLGVEEEYMVIDPLSRELKSHEQKIVQVGQQTLKDKVKAEMHQAVVEVGTDICKDIDEAFKDVASLRGNIAQIAGDLGLWVGASGTHPFSHWENQLITDHVRYNQIVNELQEAARSNLIFGLHVHVGMEDRKMAIHIANTARYFLPHVYALSTNSPFWESRDTGYKSFRTKVFDKFPRTGIPDYFESFEAYENYVNLLIKTNCIDNAKKIWWDLRVHPFFNTVEFRICDVPMNIMETMTIAALFQAICAKIYKLRNQNLNFMMYQRSLLNENKWRASRYGIDGKLIDFGKETEVDTKALIYELLDFVDDVVDELGSRHVVEHVSKIFERGTGADRQLKVFRETGSLISVVDYIHDQFLSV, encoded by the coding sequence ATGTCAAGAATTAATTATAAACACTTCACATTAGGCGTAGAAGAAGAGTATATGGTGATTGATCCGCTTTCCCGCGAATTAAAAAGCCATGAACAGAAAATTGTACAAGTAGGTCAGCAAACCTTAAAGGACAAAGTAAAAGCTGAAATGCACCAGGCGGTGGTAGAAGTGGGAACTGACATTTGCAAAGACATTGATGAAGCTTTTAAAGACGTTGCCTCTTTAAGAGGAAATATTGCTCAGATTGCCGGAGACCTGGGCCTCTGGGTTGGTGCATCTGGTACACATCCCTTCAGCCATTGGGAAAACCAGCTGATTACCGATCATGTACGATACAATCAGATTGTAAACGAATTACAGGAAGCTGCAAGAAGTAATTTAATTTTCGGACTACATGTACACGTTGGGATGGAAGACCGCAAAATGGCCATTCATATTGCCAATACAGCCAGGTATTTCTTACCCCATGTGTACGCACTAAGTACCAACTCCCCTTTCTGGGAATCACGGGATACCGGCTACAAATCTTTCCGTACTAAGGTATTCGACAAATTCCCCAGAACAGGAATACCCGATTATTTTGAAAGTTTTGAAGCATATGAAAACTATGTAAACCTCCTGATTAAAACGAACTGTATAGACAATGCAAAAAAAATCTGGTGGGATTTAAGGGTTCATCCTTTTTTCAATACGGTTGAATTCAGAATCTGTGATGTTCCCATGAATATCATGGAAACCATGACCATTGCTGCTTTATTTCAGGCAATTTGTGCCAAAATTTACAAGCTCAGAAATCAGAACCTAAATTTCATGATGTATCAGCGTTCTCTGCTCAATGAAAACAAATGGCGGGCGAGCCGATATGGAATAGATGGTAAACTAATTGATTTTGGAAAGGAAACGGAAGTAGATACCAAGGCCTTGATTTATGAATTACTGGATTTTGTGGATGATGTAGTAGATGAACTGGGAAGCAGGCATGTAGTGGAGCATGTTTCCAAAATTTTTGAGAGAGGAACAGGTGCAGACAGACAATTGAAGGTATTCAGGGAAACCGGAAGCCTCATCAGCGTTGTAGACTATATACATGATCAGTTTCTAAGTGTTTAA